The following proteins are encoded in a genomic region of Primulina huaijiensis isolate GDHJ02 chromosome 3, ASM1229523v2, whole genome shotgun sequence:
- the LOC140973366 gene encoding uncharacterized protein isoform X1 yields MNSPSPVHDEDQGEEVFIDENDIINEYDVDEEELPDADDGGGTDGEEGSDIVDDSIHIFTGHTGELYAVACSPTDPTLVATGGGDDKGFFWKINQGDWTSALEGHQDSVSSLAFSVDGQLLASGCLDGVVKIWDTASGDLKCTLEGPTGNIEWVRWHPKGHLILAGSDDSSVWMWNADKAAYLNIFTGHGSSVTCGDFTPDGKIICSGSDDATMRIWNPKTGEIIHVVRGHPYHTEGLTCLTINSDSSLVLTGSTDGSVHIVNISTGKVVSSLSAHSESIECAAFEMSSRGAYSMVATGGMDRKLVIWDLQHSSPRCTCEHEDGVTCLLWPAGSRYIATGCVDGKVRIWDSLSGDCAKIFCGHAGPIQSIDASSNGEFLVSVSVDGTARVFEIAEFR; encoded by the exons ATGAATTCACCGTCTCCAGTCCACGATGAAGATCAGGGAGAAGAggtttttattgatgaaaatgatatCATCAACGAGTATGATGTTGATGAAGAAG AACTTCCAGATGCCGATGATGGAGGAGGCACTGATGGAGAAGAAGGTTCTG ATATTGTTGATGATTCAATACACATATTTACTGGCCATACAG GTGAATTATACGCCGTTGCATGCAGTCCAACAGATCCTACATTGGTTGCAACTGGCGGCGGTGATGATAAAGGATTTTTCTGGAAAATCAATCAAGGAGACTGGACTTCTGCATTAGAAG GTCACCAGGATTCTGTATCTAGTTTGGCTTTCAGTGTGGATGGACAGTTGCTTGCATCTGGATGCTTGGATGGAGTTGTCAAAATATGGGACACGGCTAGCGGAGACTTAAAATGCACACTTGAAGGTCCTACAGGGAACATTGAG TGGGTCAGGTGGCATCCAAAAGGACATCTGATCTTAGCTGGTTCTGATGATTCTTCTGTCTGGATGTGGAATGCTGACAAGGCTGCTTATCTGAACATTTTTACCGGTCATGGGAGTAGTGTAACCTGCGGTGATTTTACTCCTGATG GTAAAATAATATGTAGCGGTTCTGACGATGCAACTATGAGAATATGGAACCCTAAAACAGGTGAAATCATCCATGTCGTCAGAG GTCATCCTTATCACACTGAAGGACTCACATGCTTGACGATCAACTCTGACTCTAGTCTTGTCCTCACCGGTTCAACCGATGGTTCAGTTCATATTGTCAACATATCAACTGGGAAG GTGGTAAGTTCTTTAAGTGCTCATTCTGAATCAATCGAGTGTGCGGCATTCGAAATGAG CTCTCGGGGAGCTTATTCAATGGTTGCGACAGGAGGCATGGATAGAAAGCTTGTGATCTGGGATCTACAACATTCATCACCTAGGTGCACATGTGAGCATGAG GATGGGGTCACTTGCTTGCTTTGGCCGGCTGGTTCTAGATATATTGCCACAGGCTGTGTCGATGGGAAAGTACGGATATGGGATAGTCTGTCAGGAGATTGTGCAAAAATATTCTGCGGACATGCAGGTCCGATTCAGTCGATTGACGCATCTTCAAATGGAGAATTCTTGGTATCTGTTTCAGTCGATGGAACTGCTAGAGTGTTTGAGATTGCTGAATTCAGATAG
- the LOC140973367 gene encoding EID1-like F-box protein 3, giving the protein MCEKPNQRLKITDFVDSSESGILNERILVLVFESLKWDIRVLCVMASVNRRLRGLAKRVLWRELCLYRAPRMVYTLTGGMPNSRIIGGWHPLAKLLFFCGGCVSTPNFEVIQPSRGHFVKSSRFSKTSGRSFLSKKCRGDVLYVSDPCEHPNRGEQDDVGIYRGVFRDFTKSRTREFLIRRRVDLEAGSRCPYCGMRVWSMTAARLIQRRSVARRLGSNEGGVEYFVCLNGHLHGTCWLVPLTSGDENTEDDRETGGSSDDEENHIYNFVSNGPDVTIDL; this is encoded by the coding sequence ATGTGCGAGAAACCTAATCAAAGATTGAAAATCACAGATTTTGTTGACTCGTCGGAGTCTGGGATTCTGAACGAGAGGATTCTTGTTCTTGTATTCGAGTCCTTGAAGTGGGATATCCGCGTACTATGCGTCATGGCATCTGTCAATCGCAGGCTTCGTGGGTTGGCGAAACGGGTGCTGTGGCGGGAACTTTGCCTGTACAGAGCGCCTCGTATGGTTTACACGCTGACGGGGGGCATGCCGAATAGCAGGATTATAGGCGGATGGCACCCGCTGGCGAAGCTTCTCTTCTTCTGCGGCGGGTGTGTGTCCACCCCGAATTTCGAAGTGATTCAACCCTCCCGTGGCCATTTCGTGAAATCGTCGCGGTTTTCCAAGACCTCGGGCCGAAGCTTCCTGTCGAAGAAGTGCAGAGGAGACGTGCTGTACGTGAGTGACCCGTGTGAGCACCCGAATCGGGGGGAGCAAGACGACGTCGGGATATACAGGGGAGTTTTCCGGGACTTCACCAAGTCGAGGACGCGGGAGTTCTTGATAAGGAGGCGGGTGGATTTGGAAGCTGGGTCGAGGTGTCCTTACTGTGGGATGCGCGTGTGGAGCATGACGGCGGCGCGTCTGATCCAGAGGAGGAGCGTGGCGCGACGGCTTGGGTCGAATGAAGGTGGAGTGGAGTACTTTGTGTGCTTGAATGGGCACCTGCACGGTACTTGCTGGTTGGTTCCATTGACGTCAGGAGACGAGAATACAGAAGATGATCGGGAGACAGGTGGATCAAGTGACGATGAAGAGAACCATATTTATAACTTTGTGAGCAACGGACCCGATGTTACAATAGATTTATGA
- the LOC140973366 gene encoding uncharacterized protein isoform X2: MNSPSPVHDEDQGEEVFIDENDIINEYDVDEEELPDADDGGGTDGEEDIVDDSIHIFTGHTGELYAVACSPTDPTLVATGGGDDKGFFWKINQGDWTSALEGHQDSVSSLAFSVDGQLLASGCLDGVVKIWDTASGDLKCTLEGPTGNIEWVRWHPKGHLILAGSDDSSVWMWNADKAAYLNIFTGHGSSVTCGDFTPDGKIICSGSDDATMRIWNPKTGEIIHVVRGHPYHTEGLTCLTINSDSSLVLTGSTDGSVHIVNISTGKVVSSLSAHSESIECAAFEMSSRGAYSMVATGGMDRKLVIWDLQHSSPRCTCEHEDGVTCLLWPAGSRYIATGCVDGKVRIWDSLSGDCAKIFCGHAGPIQSIDASSNGEFLVSVSVDGTARVFEIAEFR, encoded by the exons ATGAATTCACCGTCTCCAGTCCACGATGAAGATCAGGGAGAAGAggtttttattgatgaaaatgatatCATCAACGAGTATGATGTTGATGAAGAAG AACTTCCAGATGCCGATGATGGAGGAGGCACTGATGGAGAAGAAG ATATTGTTGATGATTCAATACACATATTTACTGGCCATACAG GTGAATTATACGCCGTTGCATGCAGTCCAACAGATCCTACATTGGTTGCAACTGGCGGCGGTGATGATAAAGGATTTTTCTGGAAAATCAATCAAGGAGACTGGACTTCTGCATTAGAAG GTCACCAGGATTCTGTATCTAGTTTGGCTTTCAGTGTGGATGGACAGTTGCTTGCATCTGGATGCTTGGATGGAGTTGTCAAAATATGGGACACGGCTAGCGGAGACTTAAAATGCACACTTGAAGGTCCTACAGGGAACATTGAG TGGGTCAGGTGGCATCCAAAAGGACATCTGATCTTAGCTGGTTCTGATGATTCTTCTGTCTGGATGTGGAATGCTGACAAGGCTGCTTATCTGAACATTTTTACCGGTCATGGGAGTAGTGTAACCTGCGGTGATTTTACTCCTGATG GTAAAATAATATGTAGCGGTTCTGACGATGCAACTATGAGAATATGGAACCCTAAAACAGGTGAAATCATCCATGTCGTCAGAG GTCATCCTTATCACACTGAAGGACTCACATGCTTGACGATCAACTCTGACTCTAGTCTTGTCCTCACCGGTTCAACCGATGGTTCAGTTCATATTGTCAACATATCAACTGGGAAG GTGGTAAGTTCTTTAAGTGCTCATTCTGAATCAATCGAGTGTGCGGCATTCGAAATGAG CTCTCGGGGAGCTTATTCAATGGTTGCGACAGGAGGCATGGATAGAAAGCTTGTGATCTGGGATCTACAACATTCATCACCTAGGTGCACATGTGAGCATGAG GATGGGGTCACTTGCTTGCTTTGGCCGGCTGGTTCTAGATATATTGCCACAGGCTGTGTCGATGGGAAAGTACGGATATGGGATAGTCTGTCAGGAGATTGTGCAAAAATATTCTGCGGACATGCAGGTCCGATTCAGTCGATTGACGCATCTTCAAATGGAGAATTCTTGGTATCTGTTTCAGTCGATGGAACTGCTAGAGTGTTTGAGATTGCTGAATTCAGATAG